ACGGGCGCTTGTGACGGGCGCCCGCAACGCTTCCCGGGGCCTTACCCGATCAGCCCCGAAGCCAGCAGCAACAGCATCTTCACGTCGATCACCAGCCCCTCGGCGCGCTTCTGCGCCACGAAGTCGGCGATGCCGTCCAGCGGCACGCGGTGGACGGTGATGTTCTCGCCTTCCACGCCGCCGCCGTCGCCCACCTTCTCCAGATCATGCGCGATCACGAGGGTGAAGGTCTCGGAGACCATGCCGGGGGACGAGGCGAAGTGGCCGGCATGTTCCAGCCGGCCGGCGCGGTAGCCGGTCTCTTCCTCCAGCTCGCGGCCCGCGGCGATCTCTACCGCTTCGCCGCTGGTCTCGTCGCCGACGAGGCCGGCGGGGAGTTCGAGGCAATAGGCGCCGATCGGCACGCGATACTGCTCGACCAGCAGCACATGCCGTTCATCGTCGATCGCGACGATCACCGCCGCCTCGATGCCGCGCGCGCGGCCGACATATTCCCAGCGTCCGCGGCGCTTGGCGGTGATGAACCGCCCGGCCCACATGATCTCCTCGGGGGTGGCGTCGCGTTCTTCGGGCGTCATAGCTCAATCAGCCGGTCGGGAAGTTCGTTCACATCATCCTCGCTCTTGGGGAAATGCCGGGCCAGCACCATGCCGACCTGCGCCACCGCCGCCGCCATGCCCTCGCCGGGGCGGCCGGCGCGAACATGGTCGATCATTGCCGCCATCGCGTCGCCCCAGCATTCGGAGGTCACCTTGGCGGCGATCGCGCTGTCGGCGACGATCTCGGCGCGATGCTCGGCGATCGACAGGTAGATCACGATGCCGACGCGCCCGCGCGTGCGATATTCCGCGCCGACCTTGAACAACTGGATCGCGCGCGCCCGCACCCGCCGGTTCCGCACGCCGCGCGGCGTCAGCGCCAGCCGCAGCGGCCGCCAGGCGAGCAGCAGCCACGCCGCGGCCGCCTTGATCGCAACCACGCCGAGCAGCACCGGCAGCAACTCGCCCGGCGCGATCGCTTCCTTCCAACCGCCGCCGGTCCAGTGGAACAGCCAGGTGACATGCCCCGGCAGCAGCGCCGCCAGCGCCAGCACCGCAAGGACGACGCCGAGCACCCAGCAGAGCGCGACGTCGCGGTAATCGTCCGACCGGTCGGCGACGATCGTCACGATCTCGCCATCGGTGCCGCGCTCCGCCGCCGCCACCGCCTCGGTGACCAGCCGATGGTCGGCCTCGCTCAGCGTCTTGAAGCCCGTCGCCATCACCAGCTCCCCGATGCGCCGCCGCCACCGAACGACCCGCCGCCGCCCGAAAAGCCGCCGCCACCGCCCCAACTCGATCCGCCGCCGCTCCACGAGGAGCCCGATCCCCAGCTGTCGCCGCCGCCCCAGATGATCACCGGGGCGCCGCCGCCGCGATAGCTGCGGCCGCCGCGCGCGCGGGAAAGGATGAAGATGATCGCGAAGAACAGGACCACCAGCACCACCACCCCCAGCCAGTTGGGCGCCTCATCCTCCTTGGCCTGTTCGGCGAGGATGCGCTTGGCGCGGGCCTCGGCCTGCGGGGCGGGGAGGCGGAGCTGCGCCAGCACCGCATCGGCGCCGGCGCGGATCCCGCCTGGCATGTCGCCCGCGCGAAAGCGCGGCAGGATCTGCTTCTCGACGATCAGCCCGGTCAGCCCGTTGGTCAGGATCGGGGTGAGGCCATAGCCGACCTCAATGCGGACGGCGCGATCGTTGGGCGCGACCAGCAGGATCACGCCGTCGTTGATCTCCTTGCGGCCGATCGCCCATTCGCGGCCCAGCCGATAGCCATAATCCTCGATCGGCCGGCCCTCGAGGCTCGGCACGGTGGCGATCACGAACTGCTGGCCGTTCAGCTTCTCCAGCGCGTCGAGATCGGCGGTGAGCTGCGCTTCCTCGGCCGGCGGGATGATGTTGGCGGCGTCGACCACCCGGCCGGTCAGCTTGGGAAAGGTCTGCGCGGCCGCCGGGGTGGCGATCAGTGTGGCGAGCAACGCCAGCAGGACGCCAAGCAGGCGCATTCGCTACTTCGCGATGCCGCCGAAATCGACGGTCGGCGCCTTGTCGCTGCCGGGGGCGGCCTTGAACGGCGTCATCGGCTTGGAGCCGTAGACGATGTTGGCGCCGATCACCGCGGGGAAGGTGCGGATTTCCGTGTTATAGGCCTGCACCGCACCATTATAGTCGCGGCGGGCGACGTTGATCTGGTTCTCGGTGCCCGCGAGCTCCTTCTGGAGCGCGATGAAATTGTCGTTGGTCTTGAGGTTCGGATAATTCTCGGTGACGACCAGCAGCCGGCCGAGCGCGCCGCTGAGCTGGTTCTGCGCCGCCTCGAACGCCTCGACCTTCGCCGGATCGGTGAGATCGTCGGCGTTGAGCTGGACGGAGGTGGCCTTCGCGCGCGCCTCGGTCACCTCGCGCAGGGTCGTGCGCTCCTGGATGGCAGCGGCTTCCACCGTCTTGACCAGATTGGGGATCAGGTCGGCGCGGCGCTGATATTCGGCCTCCACATCGGCCCAGCGCGCCTTGGCGTTTTCCTCGGCCGTGGGGATGGAGTTGATCCCGCAGCTCGACAACGACAGGATCAGCGCCGGCGCGGCAAGCGCTGCGGCCAGGCGGCGGGCGAACGGCATTGGAAAACTCCCTCGATCGTCTCGTGCCTGCCGCGTACCGCACCGCCGCCCGCGCCGCAATGAGGGGTTCCATCCATCGTGCGATCCGTCCACATGGGGGTGGGGCGGCAGGAACGATCAGTCAGGGGACAGTTCATGCTTAACGAGTTCAAGGCCTTCATCGCGCGCGGCAATGTGCTCGACCTTGCGGTCGCGGTGATCATCGGTGCCGCGTTCGGGAAGATCGTCACCTCGTTGACCGAGGATGTCATCATGCCGGTGATCGGCTGGATCTTCGGCGGCTTCGATTTCTCGGGCTATTTCGTGCGGCTGGGGGATATACCGGCGGACTTCAAGGGATCGGCGACCAGCTATGCGGACCTCAAGGCCGCGAGCGTGCCGATGTTCGGCTATGGCCAGTTCATCACTGTGGCGGTGAACTTCGTCATTCTCGCCTTCATCATCTTCCTGCTGGTGCGCTTGGCCAACAAGCTGATCGAAAAGCCGGCGCCGGCGCCGGCGCCGAAGGGGCCGAGCGAGGTGGATATCCTCAAGGAGATCCGCGACGAGCTGAAGAAGCAGTCGGAAGGCAAGCTTGGGTGAAGTGGGGGAAAGCCCCTCTCCCCTTGGGGAGCTGGGGCATTCCCACATCTGGCTGAGAACCAAATGGTCCTCCCCGGGCTTTGCTCGGGGAGGACATGAACCGATCGCTCGCCTTCCGATATGTGCATGCGATAGCCGAGGGGAGAGGGCGTGACGCTCCTACAAATCCACCCATTCCGGCCCGCCGGGCCAGATCACATCCTCCACCTTGTCGCCGATCAGGGTGACGCCGCCCAGCAGCATCAGGACGATCGAGAGATCCAGCAGCAGCACGCCGGCGAACGCGACATAGGGATGGAACGGCCCGACCCGGTCGAACCCGTCGGAAAGCGGCGCGCGGCGGCGCTGCATCAATAGGCCCGGGCGACCGCGAACTCGACCGCCTCGACCATCGCGGCCTTGGCGGCGCTGGCGTGGAACCCGCCGATCGCGTCGATCGCGCGCTGGCCGTAGAGGCGGGCGCGGGCCATGGTGTCGGCGATCGCGCCGCTGTCGCGCAGCAGCTGCGTCGCGTGGGCGAGATCCTCGTCGCTCACCCGGTGGCCGGCGATCGCCTCGCGCCAGAACGCCTTCTCGCTTTCGGACCCGCGCGCATAGGCGAGGATCACCGGCAGGGTCACCTTGCCGTCGCGGAAATCGTCGCCGGCATCCTTGCCCATCGTCGCGCCGTCGGAGGCATAGTCGATCGCATCGTCGACGAGCTGGAAGGCGATGCCCAGGTTGCGGCCGTAGGAATCGAGCGCCAGTTCGGCCGTCTCGTCACGCTCGGCCACCACCGCGGCGATGCGGCAGGCGGCGGCGAACAGCGCGGCGGTCTTGGCGCCGATGATCTCCAGATAGCGATCCTCGCCCAGATCGATGCGGCGCTGCGCGGTGAGCTGGTTGACCTCGCCCTCGGCGATCACCGCGCTGGCGTTGGAGAGGATCCGCAGCACCTTGAGGCTGCCTTCCTCCACCATCAGCTCGAACGACCGGCTGAACAGGAAATCGCCCACCAGCACGCTCGCCGGGTTGCCCCAGATGATGTTGGCGGTGCGGCGGCCGCGGCGCATGCCGGAGCCGTCGACGACATCGTCGTGCAGCAACGTCGCGGTGTGGATGAACTCCACGGCGGCCGCCAGCTTGTGGTGGCGCGATCCGGTATAGTCGAGCAGCCGGGCGCTCGCCAAGGTCAGCATCGGGCGCATGCGTTTGCCGCCGCCGGCGATGAGGTGGCCGGCGAGTTCGGGGATCAGCGGGATCTCCGACTGCATCCGGGCCAGGATCACCTGGTTGACGGCGTTCATGTCACTCGCAACGAGGCCGAGCATCGCGTCGAGCGAGGGCGGCCGCGAGGGGTTCATACGATGTACTGTCGCGCTCATGCCCGCCCGCATTGGCGCGGCTGCGCGTCGAACGCAAGCACATAGCCCTTGCAAAGCGGCCCGGCTGCGCCGCAAAGGCGCCGGATGAAGGGAGTGACGATGACCGACGAGACGTTGCAGCGGTACCGCGAGAGCATCGACAATATCGACGCGGCGCTGGTGTTCATGCTGGCGGAGCGCTTCAAGGTCACCCAGGCGGGTGGGCCAATACAAGGCCGAGGCGGGGCTGCCGCCCGCCGATGCCGGCCGCGAGGATCGCCAGATCGCCCGGCTGCGCGCGCTGGCCGGCGATGCGAATCTCGATCCCGATTTCACCGAGAAATTCCTGCGCTTCATCATCGACGAGGTGATCCGCCACCACCGCCAGCTTCAGGCCTGAACGCCCGGGGGTGATTCGCGATCTAAAGCCCTCGCCCCTACGGGGAGAGGGAAAGGTCCGCAGAGCGGACCAGGGAGAGGGGCAGTCGCGCCAAGCGTACAGGTTCTGACCGGCTCGCTCTGAAAGCCGCAGTGCTGAGCCCTCCGAACCTTTACGCCCCGCGCGACTTCCCCCTCTCCCCGTCCCTCTCCCCGTAGGGGCGAGGGGGCGCGGCGGCAGCCCCTCTCAATTCTTTTGCGATCTGTGATCCGATAGTGCCCTTCGCGGGAGAGGGGCTTAAGCTAAGCCCCCTCAAGCGAACGCCGTCTCCGCGAACCGCACGGGCCGGCCCGACGCGGTATTGGCAAGCTGCCCGTCCCACATCACCCGCCGGCCGCGGATGATCGTGCCGATCGGCTTGCCGGTCAGCGCCATGTCGGTGAAGGGAGACCAGCCGCAGCGGCTGGCGAGCCAGCTTTCCGCCACGGTCCACTGCGCCTTGAGATCGACGATGGTGAAATCCGCGTCATAGCCTGCGGCGATGCGGCCCTTGCCGGCGATGTTGAACACGCGCTGCGGCCCCGCCGAGGTCAGCTCGATCACGCGCTGCAGGGTCGTGCGGCCCTTGGCGACATGATCGAGCATCAGCGGCAGCAGGGTCTGCACGCCCGGCATGCCCGAGGGGCTTGCGGGATAGGCCTGCGCCTTTTCTTCCAGCGTGTGCGGCGCATGGTCCGATCCGAGCACGTCGGGCACGCCCTGGTTCAGCCAGTGCCACAGCCCGTCGCGGTGCGCGCCCGAGCGGATCGGCGGGTTCATCTGCGCGAAGGTGCCGAGGCGCGGATAGGCGTCCTCACCCGCGAGCGTCAGGTGCTGCGGCGTCACCTCGCAGGTGGCGACATCCTTGTGCCCGGCGATCACTTCGAGCTCGGCGGGGGTGGTCACGTGGAGGATGTGGATCCGCCGCCGCGCGGCACGGGCGAGGGTGAGGATGCGGCGCGTCGCCAGCATCGCGCTCTCGTCGTCGCGCCACACCGGGTGGCTTGAAGGATCGCCCGCCACGCGTTCGCCGGCGCGTTCCTGCATCCGCGCCTCATCCTCGGCGTGGATCGCCACGCGCCGCCGGCCGGAGGCGAGCACCCGCGCCAGTTCGCCGTCTTCCGAAACCAGCAGGTCGCCGGTCGAGGCGCCCATGAAGATCTTGACCCCCGCGGTGCCCGGCAGCCGCTCCAGCTCGGCGAGCATCGGCGCGTTGGCCGAGGTGGCGCCGACATAGAAGGCATGGTCGCACCACATCCGGTCGTAGGCACGGTCGAGCTTGTGGTTGAGCGCCTCGGCGCTGTCCGTGTTGGGCTTGGTGTTGGGCATCTCGAACACCGCGGTCACGCCGCCGAGCACCGCCGCGCGGCTGCCCGATTCGAGATCCTCCTTATGCTCCAGCCCCGGTTCGCGGAAATGGACCTGGCTGTCGATCACGCCGGGCAGCACCGTCAGCCCCGCGCAGTCGATCGTCTCGCCGGCATCGCCATCGACGCCGATCGCCGCGATTCGCCCGTCGCGCACGCCGATCGAGACTTCGGCGGGACCACCCGGGGTCCACACCATGCCGTTCCTGAGGATGAGATCGTAAGTCGCCATGCTGTCTTCCTTTCCGCGCGCCGCCTTCCTACCTGTGCTCCATGCCGCAGACCACCCTTGCCGATCGCGCCGTGCTTCGTCTCTCGGGAGAGGATGTCCGCGGCTTCCTCCAGGGCCTCGTCACCAATGACGTGTCCGGGCCGCTGCCGGTCTGGGCGGGGCTGCTCACCGCGCAGGGCAAGGCGCTGTTCGACTTCATCCTGTGGGCCGATGGCGACGATGTGCTGGTCGACTGCGAGGCAACCCAGATCGACGCGCTGGCCCGCCGGCTGACGCTTTACCGGCTGCGGCGCCCGATCACGATCGCGCGTGACGAAGCGCTGGCGGTGCATTGGTCGCCGGAGCCGGGGGAGGGGGTGCCCGATCCGCGCCTCGACGCGCTCGGCCATCGCTGGGTCGCCCCGGCCGACGAACCGGTCGCAGGCTGGCCCGCGCACCGGCTGGCGCTCGGCGTCACCGAGGGTGTCGACGAGCTGGGGCAGGACAAGACGCTCTGGCTGGAATGCAACGCCGCCGAGCTGAACGGCGTCAGCTTCGCCAAGGGCTGCTATGTGGGGCAGGAGAATACCGCGCGGATGAACTGGCGGCAGAAGGTCAACCGCCGGCTGGTCGTCACGCCCGGCGCCGAGCCGACCGACCGCACGCGCATCGCCTATCCCGACCTCGGGCTGAAGGTGGAGCATCTGCGCGTGGAGACGATCGACCCCTCGGCCGCGCCGGCGTGGATGCGCGCGGCGCTCGTGGTGGCGGAAGGCTGAGGGGCGATACGTTCGAACACATGATCGGCAGGGCGGTGGCGGCCTGGCGCCTTATAGCGTTTCAGCAGGGAATATAGGCTGCCCCGGCGGCGATGGTCAGCGCGCGATCATCGGTCTCGAACGGGTTCCCGAGCGGCGCCTCGTGCGCGAATGCCGGGGCTGCGGCGGCGACCAGGACGACGGTCGCCAGTGCCAGGGCAACGATCTTGCCCGGCAGCGAAAGCTGTTGCTGCAAAACGATATTTCCTTCCAGATCTTGAGGCCGGAACGGCCGGAAGCCGGGAAAGGTTGCAACGCGGTGAACGAAGCGGAACGGCGTTAAAGGAAATATTTCAGCCGGATGCTTTGCGGCGCGGCCGACCCGGCAACCGAAAACTGCGCCGCGGCGAAGCGCGGCGGGCCGAACGCGAGCTTGGGGTTGCGCGAGAAGCCGACGCCTTCGCGCGGAATGCCGGCGAAGGTATCCAGCTTGCCATTGCCGTTTTCGTCATGGACGACCGCGATGGCGTAGTCGCCGGCGGGGAGGGCCGGGATTTCGAGGCGCGGGCTGGCAGCGCTGATCGATCGGGTGATCGCGGTCGGATCGCCCTTGCAGTCCGGAAAGCGGTCCGGATTGGTCGTCAGGCAGATGCGCAGCATGCCCTTCGCCGACCGCAATCCTTCGAAGCGCGCGTCAACCGCGCCGGTCGGTGCCGCCGCCGCCGCCGGTAGCAGCACGACGGCCAGCATTGCGAACACCGCTCTGGTCGTCCCCGAAAGCGCCGATTCCGGCATCCGTACCGCACAGCCGGTCCCAGAACCGGAAATAGAGCCCATAATTGCACCTGTACCGCTCATGATGGCGTTGATGATGGCTCGCGGTGATCAGCCATCGCCCCGCCTTGCCCCGCACCAGCCATCGCGGGAAGATTTCCCACCCCATATGGTTGGTGACACCCATAATCGTCATGACCGTCAGCACAAGCGCCAGCGCCCCGACATGGATGGGGATGAGGAAGACCAGCGCGGGGATCACGACCGCTCCGGTCAGCGCTTCCCAAGGGTGGAAGCTCATCGCCGCCCAGGCGGTGGGCGGGCGGCTGGCGTGATGGACGGCGTGGGCGATGCGGAACGGCGCGGGCCGGTGCATCCAGCGATGCGTCCAGTAGAACCAGGTGTCGTGCAGGAAGAGGTAGACCAGCACCGACACCGGCAGCCACCAGAGCGGGCGGGCCGCGACATCGTCGTAGATCAGGGTCCAGCCGCGGTTCTGCCAGCCCCAGGCGACGACGCCGGCGGGCACGCCATAGATCGCCGCCGAAGCCAGGCTCCAGCCGATTTCCCGGCGAATCTGCCGGTCCAGCCCGGCATAGAGCCGGGGATGGCGCAGGCGGGTGCCCCAGGCGAAGCCGGCCGAGACGATCAGATAGCGCACGCCGACGATCAGCGTCATGGCAAGCGCCGAAAGCGCGATGGCGATGAAGAGGGTCACGACCGCTGCTTAGGCGCTTTCGCCTTGCAGCGGTAGCGCGCACAGTGGAAACGCGGCCAAAATGCGCAGGTTGCGCGATCGCAGCTTTCACCCCGATGGCAAAGCTGTGTATGCCCCCGCGATGGCTCGAACGCGCGATTGTGACCTTCTCATCGTCGGCGCCGGCCTGGCCGGTGGCCTGATCGCGCTCGCGCTTGCGCACCATCGGCCCGGGCTGGACGTGGTGCTGGTGGGCGACGACCCGGCGATTGGCGGCAACCATGTCTGGTCCTTCTTCGATTCGGACCTCGACGCCGCCGGCGCCGACCTGGTCGCGCCCCTGATCGCGCATCGCTGGCAGGGCTATGACGTGCGCTTCCCCTCGTTCGCGCGCACGCTGCGCGCGACATATCATTCGATCGAATCAGAGCGGCTGGATGCGGCGGTGCGTGCGGCGCTGCCGGCGGATCGCATCCGCACCGGGCGGCGCGTGCTCACGACCAGCGCGACCGCCGCCGTGCTCGACGATGGCAGCCGGATCGAGGCGGCCGGGCTGATCGACGCGCGCGGGGCGAGCGATCTGACGATGCTCGATCTCGGCTGGCAGAAATTCGTCGGCCAGGAACTGGTGCTGGCGGCGCCGCACGGGCTGGAACGGCCGATCGTGATGGATGCCAGCGTGCCGCAGATCGATGGCTACCGCTTCGTCTACTGCCTGCCGTTCGGCCCGGATCGCGTCTTCGTCGAGGATACCTATTACAGCGACGGCCCCGTGCTCGACGTGTCCGCGATCGGCGATCGCATTGCCGCCTATGCGGCGCAGCAGGGCTGGTCGGTCGCGTCGGTCGGCCGTGTCGAAACCGGCGTGTTGCCGGTGGCGATGGGCGGCGATTTCGAGGGCTATTGGCGCGCTGGCGGCGAAGGCGTTGCCAAGGCCGGTGTGCGCGCCGGGCTGTTCCACCCGACCACCGGCTATTCGTTGCCGGATGCGGTGGCGACCGCGCTGCTGATCGCGCGCATGCCCGATCTCGACGGTGCCGCGCTGCACGATCGGCTGCATGCCCACGCCCGCGCCCGCTGGCGCAGTCGCGGCTATTACCGGATGCTGGCGAGGATGCTGTTCCGGGCGGGGGCGGCGGATGAGCGCTATCGGATGTTCGATCGCTTCTATCGGCTCGACGAACGGCTGGTCGAGCGCTTCTATGCGGCGCATTCGACGTTGGGGGACAAGGCACGGTTGCTGGCGGGCAAGCCGCCGGTATCGGTGATGGGTGCGATCCGCGCGATCGCCGGTGGACAGGTGGGGGCAGAGGCAAGGGCATGACCAAGAAGGTTGCTGTGATCGGCGCCGGATTCGGCGGACTGGCGCTCGCGATCCGGCTGCAGTCGGCTGGCGTATCGACCGTGCTGATCGAGGGACGGGACCGCCCGGGCGGTCGCGCCTATGTGTGGGAGCGGGAGGGCTTCACCTTCGATGCGGGCCCGACGGTGATCACCGATCCCGCCTGCCTGAAGGAGTTATGGGCGCTCAGCGGGCACGACATCGCCGATGACGTGACGCTGTGCCCGGTGTTTCCGTTCTACCGCCTCAACTGGCGCGACGGCACCAATTTCGACTATTCCAACGACGATGCGAAGCTGACGGCGGAAATCGCGCGGCTCAACCCGCGGGATGTCGACGGCTATCGCCGCTTCCTCGATTATAGCGCCGGCGTCTATCGCGAGGGCTATGAGAAACTGGGCCATGTGGCCTTCCTCGATTTCGCCTCGATGATAAAGGCGGCGCCCGCGCTGGCGCGCTACCAGGCGTGGCGTTCGGTCTATTCGATCGTTT
The window above is part of the Sphingomonas sanxanigenens DSM 19645 = NX02 genome. Proteins encoded here:
- a CDS encoding NUDIX hydrolase, with amino-acid sequence MTPEERDATPEEIMWAGRFITAKRRGRWEYVGRARGIEAAVIVAIDDERHVLLVEQYRVPIGAYCLELPAGLVGDETSGEAVEIAAGRELEEETGYRAGRLEHAGHFASSPGMVSETFTLVIAHDLEKVGDGGGVEGENITVHRVPLDGIADFVAQKRAEGLVIDVKMLLLLASGLIG
- a CDS encoding DUF2141 domain-containing protein — encoded protein: MLAVVLLPAAAAAPTGAVDARFEGLRSAKGMLRICLTTNPDRFPDCKGDPTAITRSISAASPRLEIPALPAGDYAIAVVHDENGNGKLDTFAGIPREGVGFSRNPKLAFGPPRFAAAQFSVAGSAAPQSIRLKYFL
- a CDS encoding TPM domain-containing protein, with the protein product MATGFKTLSEADHRLVTEAVAAAERGTDGEIVTIVADRSDDYRDVALCWVLGVVLAVLALAALLPGHVTWLFHWTGGGWKEAIAPGELLPVLLGVVAIKAAAAWLLLAWRPLRLALTPRGVRNRRVRARAIQLFKVGAEYRTRGRVGIVIYLSIAEHRAEIVADSAIAAKVTSECWGDAMAAMIDHVRAGRPGEGMAAAVAQVGMVLARHFPKSEDDVNELPDRLIEL
- a CDS encoding dihydroorotase gives rise to the protein MATYDLILRNGMVWTPGGPAEVSIGVRDGRIAAIGVDGDAGETIDCAGLTVLPGVIDSQVHFREPGLEHKEDLESGSRAAVLGGVTAVFEMPNTKPNTDSAEALNHKLDRAYDRMWCDHAFYVGATSANAPMLAELERLPGTAGVKIFMGASTGDLLVSEDGELARVLASGRRRVAIHAEDEARMQERAGERVAGDPSSHPVWRDDESAMLATRRILTLARAARRRIHILHVTTPAELEVIAGHKDVATCEVTPQHLTLAGEDAYPRLGTFAQMNPPIRSGAHRDGLWHWLNQGVPDVLGSDHAPHTLEEKAQAYPASPSGMPGVQTLLPLMLDHVAKGRTTLQRVIELTSAGPQRVFNIAGKGRIAAGYDADFTIVDLKAQWTVAESWLASRCGWSPFTDMALTGKPIGTIIRGRRVMWDGQLANTASGRPVRFAETAFA
- a CDS encoding YgfZ/GcvT domain-containing protein; translation: MPQTTLADRAVLRLSGEDVRGFLQGLVTNDVSGPLPVWAGLLTAQGKALFDFILWADGDDVLVDCEATQIDALARRLTLYRLRRPITIARDEALAVHWSPEPGEGVPDPRLDALGHRWVAPADEPVAGWPAHRLALGVTEGVDELGQDKTLWLECNAAELNGVSFAKGCYVGQENTARMNWRQKVNRRLVVTPGAEPTDRTRIAYPDLGLKVEHLRVETIDPSAAPAWMRAALVVAEG
- the mscL gene encoding large conductance mechanosensitive channel protein MscL, producing the protein MLNEFKAFIARGNVLDLAVAVIIGAAFGKIVTSLTEDVIMPVIGWIFGGFDFSGYFVRLGDIPADFKGSATSYADLKAASVPMFGYGQFITVAVNFVILAFIIFLLVRLANKLIEKPAPAPAPKGPSEVDILKEIRDELKKQSEGKLG
- a CDS encoding polyprenyl synthetase family protein, producing MSATVHRMNPSRPPSLDAMLGLVASDMNAVNQVILARMQSEIPLIPELAGHLIAGGGKRMRPMLTLASARLLDYTGSRHHKLAAAVEFIHTATLLHDDVVDGSGMRRGRRTANIIWGNPASVLVGDFLFSRSFELMVEEGSLKVLRILSNASAVIAEGEVNQLTAQRRIDLGEDRYLEIIGAKTAALFAAACRIAAVVAERDETAELALDSYGRNLGIAFQLVDDAIDYASDGATMGKDAGDDFRDGKVTLPVILAYARGSESEKAFWREAIAGHRVSDEDLAHATQLLRDSGAIADTMARARLYGQRAIDAIGGFHASAAKAAMVEAVEFAVARAY
- a CDS encoding LemA family protein, translating into MPFARRLAAALAAPALILSLSSCGINSIPTAEENAKARWADVEAEYQRRADLIPNLVKTVEAAAIQERTTLREVTEARAKATSVQLNADDLTDPAKVEAFEAAQNQLSGALGRLLVVTENYPNLKTNDNFIALQKELAGTENQINVARRDYNGAVQAYNTEIRTFPAVIGANIVYGSKPMTPFKAAPGSDKAPTVDFGGIAK
- a CDS encoding sterol desaturase family protein, which codes for MTLIVGVRYLIVSAGFAWGTRLRHPRLYAGLDRQIRREIGWSLASAAIYGVPAGVVAWGWQNRGWTLIYDDVAARPLWWLPVSVLVYLFLHDTWFYWTHRWMHRPAPFRIAHAVHHASRPPTAWAAMSFHPWEALTGAVVIPALVFLIPIHVGALALVLTVMTIMGVTNHMGWEIFPRWLVRGKAGRWLITASHHQRHHERYRCNYGLYFRFWDRLCGTDAGIGAFGDDQSGVRNAGRRAATGGGGGTDRRG
- a CDS encoding TPM domain-containing protein; its protein translation is MRLLGVLLALLATLIATPAAAQTFPKLTGRVVDAANIIPPAEEAQLTADLDALEKLNGQQFVIATVPSLEGRPIEDYGYRLGREWAIGRKEINDGVILLVAPNDRAVRIEVGYGLTPILTNGLTGLIVEKQILPRFRAGDMPGGIRAGADAVLAQLRLPAPQAEARAKRILAEQAKEDEAPNWLGVVVLVVLFFAIIFILSRARGGRSYRGGGAPVIIWGGGDSWGSGSSWSGGGSSWGGGGGFSGGGGSFGGGGASGSW
- the crtY gene encoding lycopene beta-cyclase CrtY; this encodes MARTRDCDLLIVGAGLAGGLIALALAHHRPGLDVVLVGDDPAIGGNHVWSFFDSDLDAAGADLVAPLIAHRWQGYDVRFPSFARTLRATYHSIESERLDAAVRAALPADRIRTGRRVLTTSATAAVLDDGSRIEAAGLIDARGASDLTMLDLGWQKFVGQELVLAAPHGLERPIVMDASVPQIDGYRFVYCLPFGPDRVFVEDTYYSDGPVLDVSAIGDRIAAYAAQQGWSVASVGRVETGVLPVAMGGDFEGYWRAGGEGVAKAGVRAGLFHPTTGYSLPDAVATALLIARMPDLDGAALHDRLHAHARARWRSRGYYRMLARMLFRAGAADERYRMFDRFYRLDERLVERFYAAHSTLGDKARLLAGKPPVSVMGAIRAIAGGQVGAEARA